A genomic window from Synechococcus sp. WH 8016 includes:
- a CDS encoding GNAT family N-acetyltransferase, translating to MIRSALVEFGANRPGFAWQDPELDAMSKTYDASGCVYFVAVEGTNLLGGAGIGPLRGVEATCELQKMYLAPSARGKGVGWRLMGSLLEQARVMGYRWIYLETLSGMVAAQQLYRAWGFLQMEHPLGQTGHGGCDCWFLKSLHGAGGLERRD from the coding sequence GTGATTCGGTCGGCACTTGTTGAATTTGGTGCTAATCGCCCTGGTTTTGCTTGGCAAGATCCAGAACTCGATGCAATGAGCAAGACCTACGACGCCTCTGGATGTGTTTATTTCGTTGCAGTGGAGGGCACCAATCTTCTTGGCGGAGCCGGAATAGGACCCCTAAGGGGTGTGGAGGCTACTTGCGAATTGCAGAAGATGTATTTAGCTCCGTCAGCGAGAGGCAAGGGTGTTGGTTGGCGCCTGATGGGGAGCTTGTTGGAACAGGCTCGTGTGATGGGCTATCGCTGGATTTATCTCGAAACGCTTTCGGGAATGGTTGCTGCTCAACAGCTTTATCGGGCCTGGGGATTCCTCCAGATGGAACACCCTCTTGGCCAAACAGGGCACGGTGGTTGTGACTGTTGGTTTCTCAAGTCACTGCACGGGGCTGGGGGGTTGGAGCGTCGAGACTGA